Proteins encoded within one genomic window of Candidatus Syntrophocurvum alkaliphilum:
- a CDS encoding peptide chain release factor 3, with protein MVTNIQSEVKRRRTFAIISHPDAGKTTLTEKLLLFGGAIRLAGTVKGRKSKKFATSDWMELEKQRGISVTSSAMQFSYNDYKVNILDTPGHQDFSEDTYRTLLAADSAVMLIDAAKGVEAQTIKLFEVCSLRGLPVFTFINKLDRVGKEPLELLEEIENVLGIRSYPMNWPVGMNFDFKGVYDRKREHLELFDKNDDNETRKTISIEEAIANNKITESDYNNLLEDLELLEVAGDDYNIDEILQGKLTPVFFGSALNNFGVQTFLEEYLDIAPPPRAYQTQKGVIDPVTNDFSGFVFKIQANMNPAHRDRIAFMRICSGKFEKGLAVNHMRSGKTIKLSQPQQFFAQERDIIEEAYPGDIIGVFDPGIFSIGDTVCYKGDFEFSKPPQFAPEIFARLINSDTGKYKQFQKGLHQLIEEGTIQLFKTIGASEELIIGAVGQLQFDVFKYRLKEEYGADIIFEGISYQMARWVRSNNPIDLKSLDMLGSKPAYDSDNNIIVLVEAEYVLRWLKDRNPDLEFFSTSSEETFSNIS; from the coding sequence ATAGTGACAAATATTCAATCAGAAGTAAAACGAAGAAGAACATTTGCAATTATCTCACACCCGGATGCTGGGAAAACTACTTTAACCGAGAAACTACTCTTGTTTGGTGGAGCAATTAGGTTAGCAGGAACTGTTAAGGGACGAAAATCTAAGAAGTTTGCAACCTCAGACTGGATGGAACTAGAAAAACAACGGGGTATTTCAGTAACTTCTAGTGCTATGCAGTTTTCTTATAATGATTACAAAGTTAATATTCTCGATACACCAGGCCATCAGGATTTTAGTGAGGACACCTATAGAACACTTTTAGCTGCAGATAGTGCAGTAATGTTAATTGATGCTGCCAAAGGTGTTGAAGCACAGACTATAAAGCTTTTTGAAGTATGTAGTTTAAGAGGTTTACCTGTTTTTACATTTATAAATAAATTAGACCGTGTAGGTAAGGAGCCATTGGAATTACTAGAGGAAATCGAAAATGTTTTAGGTATTCGCTCTTATCCTATGAATTGGCCGGTGGGTATGAACTTTGATTTTAAGGGAGTATATGACCGGAAAAGAGAGCATTTAGAACTGTTTGATAAAAATGATGATAATGAAACTCGCAAGACAATATCTATTGAAGAGGCTATAGCTAACAATAAGATTACTGAATCAGACTATAATAATCTGTTAGAGGATTTAGAGTTATTAGAGGTTGCTGGAGATGACTATAATATAGATGAAATATTACAGGGAAAGCTTACCCCAGTATTCTTTGGTAGTGCTTTAAATAATTTTGGAGTACAGACATTTTTAGAAGAATATTTAGATATAGCTCCACCGCCACGTGCCTATCAAACCCAAAAAGGAGTTATTGATCCGGTTACTAATGACTTTTCAGGTTTTGTTTTTAAGATACAGGCAAACATGAACCCTGCCCACCGTGATAGGATAGCTTTTATGCGTATTTGTTCAGGTAAATTTGAAAAAGGCTTAGCCGTAAATCATATGCGATCTGGTAAAACTATAAAACTAAGTCAGCCTCAACAATTTTTTGCTCAGGAAAGAGATATAATTGAGGAAGCATATCCTGGAGATATTATAGGTGTATTTGACCCCGGAATTTTTAGTATAGGTGATACCGTATGTTATAAGGGTGATTTTGAGTTTAGCAAACCACCTCAATTTGCTCCGGAGATTTTTGCTCGTCTTATTAATAGTGATACAGGCAAGTATAAGCAGTTTCAAAAAGGCTTACATCAGTTAATTGAAGAGGGAACTATTCAGCTTTTTAAGACTATAGGCGCGAGTGAAGAGCTCATAATAGGTGCGGTTGGTCAGCTTCAGTTTGATGTTTTTAAATACCGTCTAAAAGAAGAATATGGAGCAGATATTATTTTTGAGGGCATTTCCTATCAAATGGCTCGCTGGGTTAGATCAAATAATCCCATTGATTTAAAAAGTTTAGATATGTTAGGTTCTAAACCTGCTTATGATAGTGATAATAATATAATTGTATTGGTAGAAGCGGAATATGTTTTAAGGTGGCTTAAAGATAGGAATCCTGATTTAGAGTTTTTCTCTACTTCTTCTGAGGAGACTTTTTCAAATATAAGCTAA
- a CDS encoding LuxR C-terminal-related transcriptional regulator, whose protein sequence is MYNILSLLPNLPEQQLFWYSSLIYCVVIFIAVVSIFKDEFTYLRYSHNLALPLLGIGFLLVPFLSGGSIIISFLFFQMGFAVFDFFVWMILCYIAKTTENKRQVFAIGFFIVTLSMFGSSLFHQGITLYVTNVIQQINTLSILAAIIMFVSVILFINLFTISKINYDKPDDSITLAESGATSDNVVEQLSPTIAFSEYGLTAREQQVLDLLLKGYNNPNICNSLNISNNTLKTHLRNIYRKVEVSNRQELIDVYYSQK, encoded by the coding sequence ATGTATAACATTTTAAGCCTATTGCCAAATTTACCGGAACAACAATTATTTTGGTATAGTAGTTTAATATATTGTGTAGTAATATTTATTGCTGTTGTAAGTATATTTAAGGATGAATTTACTTATCTTCGCTATTCCCATAATCTTGCATTGCCACTGTTAGGCATTGGCTTTTTGCTAGTTCCTTTTTTAAGTGGAGGAAGTATTATAATCTCTTTTCTGTTTTTTCAAATGGGATTTGCTGTTTTTGATTTTTTTGTCTGGATGATTCTTTGTTACATTGCTAAAACAACTGAAAACAAACGCCAAGTATTTGCTATTGGCTTCTTTATAGTTACTTTGTCTATGTTTGGCAGTTCTCTCTTTCATCAAGGTATAACCTTATATGTAACTAATGTTATTCAACAAATAAACACCCTGTCCATATTGGCCGCAATTATAATGTTTGTATCAGTAATTCTTTTCATAAATCTATTTACTATATCTAAAATTAATTATGATAAACCTGATGACTCTATTACCTTAGCTGAATCAGGAGCAACTTCTGATAATGTAGTCGAACAATTATCTCCTACCATCGCTTTTTCTGAATATGGGTTGACCGCACGCGAACAACAGGTGTTAGATTTACTATTAAAAGGATATAATAATCCCAACATATGTAATTCTTTAAACATAAGCAACAATACTTTAAAAACTCATTTACGAAACATCTATAGGAAAGTTGAAGTATCAAATAGACAAGAACTGATCGATGTTTATTATTCTCAAAAATAG
- the helD gene encoding RNA polymerase recycling motor HelD: protein MSLKKHPEYKAELERLEYTVDYVKDIILAMDTKREQYNEELREAYIDFDFLDSSLSYVRIMMNSKFLERLENSYDGLVHAEKKPYFCRIDIKREGNSKEDKLYIGKIALPRADGDETPLVIDWRSPVASVYYDGNLGHVTYETPSGTHSGELLLKRQYIIKDGKLEDMMDVDFASTDEFLQVALQENKDNRLKDIVNTIQAEQNKIIRASISEPLIVQGAAGSGKTTIALHRIAYLIYTYEESFTPENFMIIAPNSLFLNYISEVLPELGVDQVEQTTFVDLVYDLTGVKYKLVSPDEKLEKLLVDGDENALIRDVSMFKGSLEFKEIIEKYVLSLEQDFVPQEDLKLEEYTILTAEEVNSIFLKDFYYLPIYSRIPRVKKILTSKLKKELNSIIEELEDDYDKRLNEVRRSTDDAEERREQLGILMDERDNKIESLKKTSKNAVKKYIALFPQNDALHYYRELATSPEKLQYFANNEINQEFLSYFCNYTKEVLAKKRVEFEDLTPLLYIQYKAFGFKKEMKAKHLVIDEAQDFSLFQIDILKEIFDTEMFTLLGDISQGIHSYRGMNDWNELREKVFTSGNSRYLTLEQSYRTTIEIMDLANDVLKLTELPGLVLAKPVVRHGEKPKVLRQKNQNETISALEKRVQDLKEKDYSTVAIICKTTKECTKLKKSLDKRGNIAAKQLNANDISYEGGIVILSAYHAKGLEFDAVIITTLEEDYEQTELDLKLLYVAMTRALHSLDVVCTGKTLSILNKTNAVEKG, encoded by the coding sequence GTGTCATTAAAAAAACATCCAGAGTATAAGGCGGAATTAGAAAGACTTGAATATACCGTCGATTACGTTAAAGATATTATTTTAGCCATGGATACAAAACGTGAGCAGTACAATGAAGAACTGCGTGAAGCTTATATAGATTTCGATTTTCTTGATAGCAGTCTTAGTTATGTTCGTATAATGATGAACTCAAAGTTTTTAGAAAGACTAGAAAATAGTTATGATGGATTAGTACATGCGGAAAAAAAGCCTTATTTTTGCAGAATCGATATAAAGCGAGAAGGCAATAGTAAAGAAGATAAACTGTATATAGGCAAAATTGCTCTACCAAGAGCAGATGGTGATGAGACTCCATTAGTTATTGATTGGCGTTCACCTGTAGCTAGTGTTTATTATGATGGGAATTTAGGTCATGTAACCTATGAAACCCCCTCCGGCACTCACAGTGGGGAACTCTTACTTAAAAGGCAATATATAATAAAAGATGGCAAATTAGAAGATATGATGGATGTGGATTTTGCTTCAACCGACGAGTTTTTGCAAGTGGCTTTACAGGAGAATAAGGATAATCGGCTAAAGGATATAGTAAATACAATCCAAGCAGAGCAAAACAAAATTATACGTGCTAGCATATCTGAGCCATTAATTGTTCAAGGAGCAGCAGGAAGTGGAAAAACCACTATTGCACTGCATAGAATAGCATATTTAATCTATACCTATGAAGAGAGCTTTACTCCCGAAAACTTTATGATAATTGCACCAAATAGTTTGTTTTTAAATTATATATCGGAAGTTTTACCAGAACTAGGAGTAGATCAAGTAGAGCAGACAACGTTTGTTGATTTGGTCTATGATCTTACCGGTGTAAAATATAAACTAGTTAGTCCTGATGAAAAACTAGAAAAGCTTTTGGTTGATGGGGATGAAAATGCTTTAATAAGAGATGTATCTATGTTTAAAGGCTCTTTGGAGTTTAAAGAAATAATTGAAAAATATGTGCTCTCTTTGGAACAAGACTTTGTGCCGCAAGAGGATTTAAAGCTAGAAGAATATACCATACTAACTGCCGAAGAAGTTAACAGTATATTTTTAAAAGATTTTTATTATCTTCCTATATATAGCAGAATCCCAAGAGTTAAAAAAATATTAACAAGTAAGCTGAAAAAAGAGCTTAACAGTATAATAGAAGAGTTAGAAGATGACTATGATAAGCGCTTAAATGAGGTTAGACGTTCAACTGATGATGCTGAAGAACGTAGAGAACAATTAGGAATATTAATGGATGAAAGAGATAATAAAATAGAATCACTTAAAAAAACTTCTAAAAATGCAGTGAAAAAATATATCGCTCTTTTTCCTCAAAATGATGCGTTACACTACTATAGGGAATTAGCAACTAGTCCTGAAAAATTACAATACTTTGCTAATAACGAAATAAACCAAGAGTTTTTATCTTATTTCTGTAATTACACTAAAGAGGTTTTAGCAAAAAAAAGGGTTGAGTTTGAAGACCTAACACCACTACTATACATTCAGTACAAAGCATTTGGCTTTAAAAAAGAAATGAAGGCCAAACATTTAGTAATAGATGAAGCTCAGGATTTTAGCTTATTTCAGATAGATATTTTAAAGGAAATTTTTGATACAGAGATGTTTACTCTCTTAGGAGATATATCTCAAGGTATTCATTCTTATCGTGGTATGAATGATTGGAATGAATTAAGAGAAAAGGTCTTTACTAGTGGAAACAGTAGATACCTGACTCTTGAACAAAGCTATCGTACCACTATAGAGATTATGGATTTAGCTAATGATGTACTAAAGCTAACTGAGTTACCAGGTTTAGTGTTAGCCAAGCCAGTTGTTAGGCATGGGGAAAAACCAAAGGTTTTAAGGCAAAAAAACCAAAACGAAACTATAAGTGCGTTGGAAAAAAGAGTTCAAGATCTAAAAGAAAAAGATTATTCTACTGTAGCCATTATTTGTAAGACTACTAAGGAATGTACAAAATTAAAAAAATCACTAGACAAAAGAGGTAATATTGCTGCTAAACAACTTAATGCTAATGATATTAGTTATGAAGGTGGTATAGTTATTTTATCTGCATATCATGCTAAAGGACTAGAGTTTGATGCAGTAATTATCACCACTCTAGAAGAAGATTACGAGCAAACTGAACTAGATTTAAAACTTTTATATGTTGCTATGACAAGGGCTTTACACAGCTTAGATGTCGTATGCACAGGAAAAACTTTATCAATATTGAATAAGACTAACGCTGTTGAAAAAGGATAA
- a CDS encoding S-layer homology domain-containing protein, with the protein MEFYKEEGSRRDIIFEGSISMLVLKKNKMLCVFLLFTFLFTIVFESTPNVYANNTLLDIKNHWAKDTIQEMVDGGIVRGYPDGTFKPNNSITRAEFMTLTNRVFNFTEEGEIQFGDVPEDTWFTEAIKIAYAAGYIGGYPDGTIKPNNTISRQEAAIIITKIKQMKKNTNYIDIFNDAKDIPSWSKGSVGAVAEAGFMGGYPDGSFKPIEPITRAEALVLLDRVLKEAIWTINKAGTYGPEEGNKKFDGDVYIKADQVILQNVTITGDLTIAEEVGEGEVTLNNVTVEGDSYIRGGGSDSIYINGGDFRNIIIQKAAGKLRIVMIHDRGASVTVAEEAKDTEIIFQGTFDNINVNTGNVKLTMQEETQVNKLQIDDKAEEVKVNTSKETVIDLLDVNTTTNVNNEGRIIKALGTGAKDSEYKINLPENLQPRRSSGSSSSSTVSVSAINITTTPDDVSALNNSASVAVDFSSDISGVTFYYTLDGTTPSTSSPTSSLITVDASDLTGNSDLGGTVTVKVIGVKSGMNNSSVAKKEITFNAASTAAVYNREELTTALDNSDITTITVVPGTYTGDYTVSNTQTINGSNAIIDGNLTIKADNVVINGTPPHSPFQVINGTVSISSGVNNFTADGTNFDNLTIDGGGLNSVRLRNSSIGNMTVNKPNVRVNMRDTASTNVEVGANATGARLEFTLGSSTTKSVNIQAGTTGVQVASREDNPIEVTGDYEPITLHKVEFNVGIYDALVSINGDEELTVWPGEVEFDLEEGTYSYTITKTGYEDVTGSVTVIESDIIESVTLTLKTYTVTFVDWDNSEIATETIEHGSAATAPADPTRDGYKFTGWSPADFTNITSDLTVTAQYVAVDKNALATAIGEAETNRDSVEISTDGSDVLTTDEWVSQVAMDTYEEAIGAAQGVYDDTSASQATVDQAVTDLDTATATFDGEKAAGTLVPVTGVSIDEADQTIGVGANFQFNATVEPGSATNKDVIWSSSDDGIATVSATGEVTGVAVGTAEITVTTNDGGFQDTVTITVTEEADFDGGSGTEEAPYQIATAEHLDNVRKHLGSDHANTHFILLNDIDLGDATSDGGAYWNDGKGWEPIGTEGDTFQGIFNGEGYSVINLFIDRPEVNDVGLFGVTSKYSSLDHHPGVHNLTIEGGSITGKDYVGPLAGRFVGQMANVTADLTVHGEKYVGGLIGRATAAQTTSNTDYDQKIENCSAYGDVYGIQYVGGLLGHGGTRLTILDSSASGNVTGIFDEEDHNHFGGFIGRISGQGGTSVSNSYATGDVNAPSADQVGGFVGELAYNSATNSYATGSVAGNEEVGGFVGKMATGSSCTESYATGNVDGYSRIGGFAGYSIRNLSGLYASGDVTGVHRVGGFVGQIGWVANFISNRRDLSNVNAHGNVEGSGSGIGGLAGWIAGDITNSYMTGSVSGDGSSVGSIVGTWDSGSSSNTYYNEDVNGQSGSGTPKTTEQMKQQATYVDWNFSSTWGINSSENQGYPFLRWQGYEHTSD; encoded by the coding sequence GTGGAATTTTATAAAGAGGAGGGTAGTAGAAGAGATATTATTTTTGAAGGGAGTATTTCAATGTTGGTTTTAAAAAAGAATAAAATGCTATGTGTTTTTTTATTATTTACCTTTTTATTTACCATAGTTTTTGAATCGACACCAAACGTTTATGCAAATAACACGTTATTAGATATAAAAAACCATTGGGCAAAAGATACAATTCAAGAAATGGTAGATGGAGGAATTGTTAGGGGATATCCAGATGGTACATTTAAACCTAATAATTCAATTACTAGAGCAGAATTCATGACCTTAACAAACAGAGTATTTAATTTCACAGAAGAAGGGGAAATCCAGTTTGGCGATGTGCCAGAAGACACTTGGTTTACAGAGGCAATCAAAATAGCATATGCAGCAGGTTACATTGGCGGTTATCCTGACGGAACAATTAAACCAAATAATACAATAAGTAGACAGGAAGCAGCTATAATCATTACTAAAATTAAACAAATGAAAAAAAATACAAATTATATAGATATATTTAATGATGCTAAAGACATACCAAGTTGGAGTAAAGGATCAGTAGGAGCAGTAGCAGAAGCAGGATTTATGGGTGGATATCCAGATGGTAGCTTTAAACCTATAGAACCTATAACTAGGGCAGAAGCATTAGTGTTATTAGATAGAGTATTAAAAGAGGCAATTTGGACAATAAACAAAGCAGGCACCTATGGTCCAGAAGAAGGAAATAAAAAGTTTGATGGTGATGTATATATAAAAGCAGATCAAGTAATTTTACAAAATGTAACTATTACAGGTGACCTTACAATAGCAGAAGAAGTAGGAGAAGGAGAAGTAACATTAAACAATGTTACAGTAGAAGGAGACTCCTATATTAGAGGTGGTGGCTCAGATAGTATCTACATAAACGGAGGAGACTTTAGAAATATAATCATTCAAAAAGCAGCAGGCAAACTCCGTATAGTAATGATACATGATAGAGGAGCTTCAGTAACAGTCGCAGAAGAAGCAAAAGATACTGAAATAATATTTCAAGGGACCTTTGACAATATAAATGTGAATACAGGAAATGTAAAACTAACAATGCAAGAAGAAACCCAGGTTAATAAACTACAAATAGATGACAAGGCAGAAGAAGTAAAAGTAAATACATCAAAAGAAACAGTAATAGACCTACTTGATGTTAATACAACAACAAATGTTAATAATGAAGGCAGAATAATTAAAGCTTTAGGTACAGGAGCTAAGGACTCAGAATATAAAATTAATCTGCCAGAGAACTTACAGCCTAGAAGATCAAGTGGGTCGTCTAGTAGCTCAACAGTTTCTGTAAGTGCTATTAATATTACAACAACACCGGATGATGTTAGTGCTTTAAATAACAGTGCATCAGTTGCAGTTGACTTCTCATCCGATATTAGTGGAGTTACATTCTATTACACATTAGATGGAACAACACCTTCCACATCATCACCAACATCATCATTGATAACAGTAGATGCGAGTGACTTAACTGGCAACAGTGATCTTGGAGGGACGGTTACAGTAAAAGTTATCGGTGTAAAATCAGGTATGAACAATTCTTCAGTTGCTAAAAAAGAGATTACATTTAATGCTGCGTCAACTGCTGCTGTCTACAATAGAGAAGAGCTAACCACTGCTTTAGATAATAGTGACATAACAACAATTACCGTAGTACCTGGGACATATACTGGTGACTATACAGTAAGCAATACACAAACGATTAATGGTTCAAATGCCATAATAGATGGGAATTTGACTATTAAGGCAGATAATGTGGTTATTAATGGTACTCCACCGCACTCTCCATTTCAGGTTATTAATGGAACAGTATCAATATCTTCAGGCGTTAATAACTTCACCGCTGATGGCACGAATTTTGACAACCTAACGATTGATGGCGGTGGACTAAATTCTGTAAGGCTTAGAAACTCATCAATTGGGAATATGACAGTTAACAAGCCAAATGTTAGAGTTAATATGAGAGACACTGCTTCAACTAATGTAGAAGTAGGGGCAAATGCTACAGGTGCAAGATTAGAATTCACTTTAGGATCATCTACTACGAAATCTGTTAATATTCAAGCTGGCACTACGGGTGTTCAAGTGGCAAGTAGAGAAGATAATCCAATAGAGGTAACTGGAGATTATGAACCAATTACCCTTCATAAAGTAGAATTCAATGTTGGTATATATGATGCGCTAGTTTCAATCAATGGCGACGAAGAGCTTACTGTTTGGCCTGGAGAAGTAGAATTTGATCTAGAAGAGGGAACTTACAGCTATACAATAACTAAAACAGGCTATGAAGATGTAACAGGTAGTGTGACAGTTATAGAATCAGATATTATTGAATCAGTTACACTGACTCTAAAAACATATACAGTAACATTTGTTGATTGGGATAATTCAGAAATCGCTACAGAGACAATAGAGCACGGAAGTGCAGCAACAGCACCAGCCGATCCAACTAGAGATGGCTACAAGTTTACGGGTTGGAGTCCAGCTGACTTTACAAACATTACAAGCGACTTAACAGTGACTGCTCAGTATGTAGCTGTAGATAAAAATGCTTTAGCAACAGCCATTGGCGAAGCAGAAACTAACAGAGATTCTGTAGAAATAAGCACAGACGGTTCAGACGTACTAACAACTGATGAGTGGGTAAGCCAGGTAGCTATGGATACATATGAAGAAGCTATAGGAGCAGCCCAAGGAGTATACGATGATACTAGTGCTTCTCAAGCAACAGTTGATCAAGCAGTAACAGACTTAGATACAGCGACAGCAACCTTTGATGGGGAGAAAGCTGCAGGTACTTTAGTACCTGTAACTGGAGTAAGCATTGACGAAGCTGACCAAACAATTGGAGTAGGAGCAAACTTCCAGTTCAACGCAACAGTAGAACCTGGAAGCGCGACAAACAAAGATGTAATATGGTCATCAAGCGATGATGGTATAGCAACAGTAAGTGCAACTGGTGAAGTGACAGGAGTAGCGGTAGGAACAGCAGAAATCACTGTAACCACAAATGATGGTGGTTTTCAAGATACCGTAACGATTACAGTAACTGAAGAAGCGGACTTTGATGGTGGTAGTGGTACAGAGGAAGCCCCTTATCAAATAGCTACAGCTGAACACTTAGACAATGTAAGAAAGCACTTGGGGTCTGACCATGCCAATACACATTTTATCCTACTAAATGATATTGATTTAGGCGATGCAACATCTGACGGTGGTGCCTACTGGAACGATGGTAAAGGTTGGGAGCCTATCGGTACTGAAGGAGACACTTTCCAAGGTATATTTAACGGTGAGGGTTATTCGGTTATTAATCTTTTTATTGACAGACCAGAAGTAAATGATGTAGGGTTGTTCGGGGTAACATCGAAATACAGCAGTTTAGACCATCATCCAGGTGTCCACAACCTAACCATAGAGGGAGGAAGCATTACAGGCAAGGATTATGTAGGTCCTCTAGCTGGCAGGTTTGTTGGGCAGATGGCTAACGTAACTGCGGATTTGACAGTACATGGCGAGAAATATGTGGGTGGCTTAATTGGAAGAGCAACCGCTGCTCAAACTACGTCTAATACCGATTACGACCAGAAAATAGAAAACTGTTCAGCATACGGAGATGTCTATGGTATCCAATATGTTGGAGGACTCTTGGGACATGGTGGAACTAGATTAACAATTCTTGACTCTAGTGCATCGGGAAATGTGACAGGTATCTTTGATGAAGAAGATCATAATCATTTTGGTGGTTTTATTGGAAGAATTTCCGGGCAGGGGGGAACTTCTGTAAGTAATAGTTACGCTACAGGTGATGTGAATGCGCCCAGTGCAGATCAGGTTGGAGGATTTGTAGGCGAATTGGCGTACAACTCTGCTACAAACAGTTATGCCACTGGAAGTGTTGCTGGAAATGAAGAAGTTGGTGGGTTTGTAGGTAAAATGGCTACTGGAAGTTCATGCACTGAGAGCTATGCTACAGGTAATGTTGATGGGTACAGCAGAATAGGTGGTTTTGCCGGTTATTCTATAAGAAATTTATCAGGTCTATATGCTTCAGGTGATGTCACAGGTGTACACAGGGTAGGTGGATTTGTTGGGCAAATTGGGTGGGTAGCTAACTTTATTTCTAACAGAAGAGATTTGAGCAATGTGAACGCTCATGGCAATGTAGAAGGAAGTGGTTCTGGTATTGGGGGTTTAGCAGGTTGGATAGCTGGTGATATAACAAACTCTTACATGACAGGAAGTGTTTCTGGAGATGGTTCAAGCGTGGGTAGCATAGTAGGTACCTGGGATAGTGGCTCATCCAGTAACACCTATTACAACGAAGATGTGAACGGGCAGTCAGGGAGTGGAACACCTAAAACAACTGAGCAAATGAAGCAGCAAGCTACTTATGTTGATTGGAATTTTAGTAGCACTTGGGGCATTAACTCATCAGAAAATCAAGGCTATCCTTTCTTAAGGTGGCAGGGTTATGAACATACTAGTGATTAA
- a CDS encoding class I SAM-dependent methyltransferase: MNCSLCSGSTSWFYNFRNMDYYKCGACSSVFLHPKYFLSSDEEKARYEEHNNCVDDKGYQKFVSPIVNAVKERFSIDARGLDFGAGTGPVITKLLSDEGFSLELYDPFFWNNPEVLESTYDFIVCCEVIEHFKDPLKEFKLLRSLLNPGGVLYCMTEVYSEDRDFEKWHYKNDATHVFFYHKDAFKWIKDNLKFSRLDINGRLIELER; this comes from the coding sequence ATGAATTGCAGTCTATGTAGTGGTTCTACTTCTTGGTTTTATAATTTTAGAAATATGGATTATTATAAATGTGGTGCATGTTCCTCTGTCTTTCTACATCCTAAATACTTTCTTTCCTCAGATGAAGAAAAAGCACGCTATGAAGAACATAATAATTGTGTAGATGACAAAGGATATCAAAAATTTGTTTCGCCTATTGTTAACGCGGTTAAGGAAAGGTTTTCAATAGATGCTAGAGGACTTGACTTTGGTGCAGGAACTGGCCCCGTTATTACAAAACTTTTAAGTGATGAAGGTTTCAGTCTAGAATTATATGATCCTTTCTTTTGGAATAATCCAGAGGTTCTAGAATCAACATATGACTTTATTGTTTGTTGTGAAGTAATTGAACACTTCAAAGACCCATTAAAGGAATTCAAACTCCTAAGATCTCTATTAAACCCAGGTGGTGTTTTATACTGTATGACTGAAGTATATTCAGAAGATAGGGACTTTGAAAAATGGCACTATAAAAACGATGCTACCCACGTCTTTTTCTATCATAAGGATGCTTTTAAGTGGATTAAAGATAATTTAAAGTTTTCCAGATTAGATATTAATGGTAGGTTAATAGAACTAGAAAGATAA